The following proteins come from a genomic window of Gemmatimonadaceae bacterium:
- a CDS encoding DUF4440 domain-containing protein, with translation MDFQTVLEQQHNALDQFARGLPEPWKALCSTRDDITLANPFGPVARGWKKVSEALDFASSRFRDGTCRDVEEIARYEGGDLITMLEIERWTTRLGDREKVEPFELRVTTTYRREDGTWKVVARHADPIRTFDPAGPLRTT, from the coding sequence CTCGACCAGTTCGCCCGAGGGCTCCCGGAGCCCTGGAAGGCACTGTGCTCGACCAGGGACGACATCACACTCGCGAACCCGTTCGGCCCCGTCGCGCGCGGATGGAAAAAAGTCTCCGAAGCGCTCGACTTCGCGTCCTCGCGATTCCGCGACGGGACGTGCCGCGACGTCGAAGAGATCGCGAGGTACGAGGGCGGCGATCTCATAACCATGCTCGAGATCGAGCGATGGACGACCCGCCTCGGTGACCGCGAGAAGGTCGAGCCGTTCGAGCTCCGCGTAACGACCACATACCGACGCGAAGACGGTACGTGGAAGGTCGTGGCTCGCCACGCCGACCCGATCCGAACGTTTGACCCCGCGGGACCGCTGCGGACGACCTGA